CCAGTTAGTCGGTGACAATATGTCACCGACTAACTGCCATTTTTAAGGTGTATTTGTATTCTTGCGGCTCTACAGCAGCCTTCCCTGCCCGCCCTGGTCCATTGGGGGGGCGATCCCAAAATGCTTATAGGCGAGCTGGGTGGCCACGCGGCCGGCGGGGGTCCGTTTCAGGAAGCCTATCTGGATGAGATAGGGCTCGTGGACCTCCTCCAGAGTCTGGCGCTCCTCCCCCACGGCCACGGCCATGGAGGAGAGACCGACCGGCCCGCCGCCGAATTTCTGGATGAGGGTGTTTATGATGGCGCGGTCCATGTCGTCCAGGCCGAGGTCGTCTATGCGCAGCAGGTTCAGGGCGGCGTCGGCCATTTCCTTGGAGATGGCGCCATCCCCCTTGACTTGGGCATAGTCGCGCACCCGGCGCAGCAGGCGGTTGGCCACACGGGCGGTGCCCCGTGATCGCGCGGCGATTTCCAATGAGCCGTCCGGGGTCACGGGCACGTCCAGAATCCGCGCCGAGCGCTCGACAATGCAGACCAACTCCTCCGGCGAGTACAGGTCAAAGCGGCAGACATCGCCAAAGCGGGCGCGCAGGGGCGGGGTCAGCAGTCCGGAACGGGTGGTGGCGCCGATGAGGGTGAAGGGTTTCAGGCCTATCTTCATGGACCGGGCCGTGGGCCCTTTTCCCAGCATGATGTCCACCTCGAAGTCCTCCATGGCGGAGTACAGGGTCTCCTCGACGGCATGGTTGAGGCGGTGGATTTCATCAATGAAGAGAACGTCGAACTCCTCCAGGCTGGTGAGGATGGCGGAGAGGTCGGCCTGGCGCTCGATGACGGGGCCGGAGGACTGCCGGATGTCCACGCCCATCTCATTGGCGATGATCCGCGCCAGGGTCGTCTTCCCAAGCCCTGGAGGGCCGCTGAGAAGCAGATGGTCCAGGGGTTCGCGGCGTTGCCGTGCCGCCTGGATGGCGATGCGCAGCTTTTCCTTGAGCGGTTCCTGGCCGGGGAACTCTTCCAGCCGGGAGGGCCGGATTTGTTCGTCGTAGTTCCGGTCGTCCTCCACCGGCGCGGGATTGATGATGTCCGATTTGTCCATGTCTCACTTCCTTGCCATGGACTGGAGGGCCGACCGGACCACCTCCTCGTCCCGGGCCCCGGCGCCAAGCGACGCACGCGCCGCAGTGACGGCTTTGCGCGCCTCCGCCGGGGTGCAACCAAGGGAAAGCAGCGCCTCGTAGGCGTCATCCCCCTCCAAACGGGCCTCACCTGCGGCGGGTTCCCCGAACAGGGCCTCCCACTCCGGATTCTGCCCCATGCGGGACTTCACCTCGACCAGGATGCGCTGCGCCAGTTTCTTCCCCACCCCCTGGGCGCGGGTGATGGCGGTGATGTCGTTGTGCTGCACCGCCTCCGCAAAGGGTCCCGGAGGCAGGGCCGAAACAACGGCCATGGCGACCTTTGGACCGACTCCGGAGATGCCCAAAAGCAGTTCAAAGAGGGATTTTTCCTCCTCTTTCATGAACCCGAATATCTGGAAATCATCCTCGCGGATGTGGCAGTGCGTCAGGAGAATGGCCTCCTGGTTTATGGACAGCTTCCGCAGGACAAATTCCGGCGTCTGCACGGCGAAACCGACCCCGCCCACATCCAATGCGATGCCGTTAAGCGTTTTACCGTGAACAATGCCTCTCAAAAATGCGAACATGGGTCATTCCCCGGTGTTGGGAGCAGTATTGGCGGCTCCATGGTAAGCCTTTGGCCCTGCTCAAGGCAACGGCACGGTATGCGATGCGGAGGGCATGGGCCGTATGGCCGGCCGGGCCACGCCCATGGCCCGAAGTTCCCCGAGACAGCGGTCCAGCCCCTCCTGAAAGGTGCCGACGGAAACGACACCGGTGATCCTGACAAGGTCCGGAGGCATTTCGGTCACCATCACCGTCGAGGCCCCTTTGGCCAGGGTGGAAAGCGCGGTCTGCCCGTTGATTTCAGCGTGGAAGCGCAGGTGCCGGATGACGGATTCTTGGTTGCCCAGTTTGAGCCATTCCACGAAGTTGCTACCGCCCAGGCCCTCGGGACAGGGCGCAAGGAACAGAATTTTTCCGCCGGGACGCATCGCCTGCCAGGCGTTGAAAAGCGCCTTGTGGCTTTGCAAAAAATTCCGGGCCGTGCCCGCCGAGGCAATGACCAGGTCCGCCGGCGCGTCAAGGGTTGCCGTGTACAGGGCCGCAGCCTGTTCGCAGGCCGCGCGGTGCGCCGCCTGCGGCGCCCCCGCATGGAGTCCGCAAATCTCCCCCAGCCGGTTCAACACGGTGTTAACGCACAGGTCCACCCGCACCCTGCCCGCCGCTTCGGCGATGTCCTCCGCAACGGGATTGCCCCCGAGCACGCCGATGCGCACGCGGGGATCGGGCCGGTCCTCCAATGGGTCCAGATTAAGGGAATGATTGGCGGCAATGGTCTGGACCCCCGCAAGACCGGGCACGATGGATTTTGGCCCGCCGCCGAAGCCCGCGAAATAATGGAGGACCACGGTGCCCGTGACGATGAGAAAATCCGTTTCCACGGCACGCCGGTTTATCCAGACCGGCGTCCCCCGGCGCGTGGTCCCCAGATGGACCAGTTGCTCCGGGGCTTCCGGGTTGTGGAGCTGTGTTCTCCCTTGAAAGGATCGAAACACCTGGTCTCCCAGAATTTCACGGAGTTCGGACGGGGTGGGCGGGCGGTGCATGCCGGTGGCAACCAGAAAAGAAATGTTTTCCTCCCCCACGCCGGCCCCCCGCAGTGCGCCCAACAGTGCGGGAAGCACCCGGTGGATGCCGGTGCGCCGAAAAGAGTCTGACACCACAATGGTCACGGTGCCGCGTGTGTTGATTCCCTGGAGGGCGGGACGGGGCATTCCACAGGGTGTGTCAAGCATGGCGCGAAGCGCGCCGCCCGGGTCCGAAATGGGCGGAGCCTCCTTGATTTCCAGGGGGTCCAGCACGCGCGCGTCCGCGCATTCGGCGCTGACATGCTCTCCGCCGTAGGGCATGGTAATGCGGTGTGTGGTCATGGCGTGGAAGGCTCCCCGAGGATGCGGCGCGCCTCGTTGTCAAGCATCGCCTGTTCCATGTCGGACGGGGGCAGCGACAGGTTGGGTTTCCATGTGGCCGCGAGAAAGTCCCGAAGGGTATCCCGAAAAGAAGAATAACCACGTTTGCCGAGAATGCGCCAGAGGAGGAGCAGGTCATCGGCGCAACGGACACAGGGGCGGCCTTGAGGTTCCCTGGCCAGGCCCAGCAGGATCTGGCTGATGTCCTCACCCTGTGTTTCAGTCAGCAGAATCTCCAATGGGGCTATATTGCGGATTAAGTGGCGGGTTTCTTCGGTGCTTTCCGCGTATCTTAATACGCAGGGTGACAATAGTTCTTCCAGCATGTGGCCGCGTTCCGGCGGGGAAAGGGCCAGAACCCGCTCCAGAAGCATCGGCAGCAATGACGGGTCCACGAAGGCCGGCTCTGGTGTTCTCAAGTCCGTGAGGAACATTTCCGCCAGCCATGCCCCCCCGTCTGGCATTCCGAGCACCGCCAGGCAAATCATGACCCGCAGATGTTTCCGGAGGGTTGACCGCGTTTCGGCATCCCGCGTGTCCCGGTAACGGGTGTGGAGTTCCCCGACACAGCCGGAAAAAGCCCGGCGGGTCTGACAGTCAGGCGAAGCGTAGA
This region of Candidatus Hydrogenedentota bacterium genomic DNA includes:
- the larA gene encoding nickel-dependent lactate racemase, with protein sequence MTTHRITMPYGGEHVSAECADARVLDPLEIKEAPPISDPGGALRAMLDTPCGMPRPALQGINTRGTVTIVVSDSFRRTGIHRVLPALLGALRGAGVGEENISFLVATGMHRPPTPSELREILGDQVFRSFQGRTQLHNPEAPEQLVHLGTTRRGTPVWINRRAVETDFLIVTGTVVLHYFAGFGGGPKSIVPGLAGVQTIAANHSLNLDPLEDRPDPRVRIGVLGGNPVAEDIAEAAGRVRVDLCVNTVLNRLGEICGLHAGAPQAAHRAACEQAAALYTATLDAPADLVIASAGTARNFLQSHKALFNAWQAMRPGGKILFLAPCPEGLGGSNFVEWLKLGNQESVIRHLRFHAEINGQTALSTLAKGASTVMVTEMPPDLVRITGVVSVGTFQEGLDRCLGELRAMGVARPAIRPMPSASHTVPLP
- the ruvA gene encoding Holliday junction branch migration protein RuvA, with the protein product MFAFLRGIVHGKTLNGIALDVGGVGFAVQTPEFVLRKLSINQEAILLTHCHIREDDFQIFGFMKEEEKSLFELLLGISGVGPKVAMAVVSALPPGPFAEAVQHNDITAITRAQGVGKKLAQRILVEVKSRMGQNPEWEALFGEPAAGEARLEGDDAYEALLSLGCTPAEARKAVTAARASLGAGARDEEVVRSALQSMARK
- the ruvB gene encoding Holliday junction branch migration DNA helicase RuvB, coding for MDKSDIINPAPVEDDRNYDEQIRPSRLEEFPGQEPLKEKLRIAIQAARQRREPLDHLLLSGPPGLGKTTLARIIANEMGVDIRQSSGPVIERQADLSAILTSLEEFDVLFIDEIHRLNHAVEETLYSAMEDFEVDIMLGKGPTARSMKIGLKPFTLIGATTRSGLLTPPLRARFGDVCRFDLYSPEELVCIVERSARILDVPVTPDGSLEIAARSRGTARVANRLLRRVRDYAQVKGDGAISKEMADAALNLLRIDDLGLDDMDRAIINTLIQKFGGGPVGLSSMAVAVGEERQTLEEVHEPYLIQIGFLKRTPAGRVATQLAYKHFGIAPPMDQGGQGRLL